One window of the Acinonyx jubatus isolate Ajub_Pintada_27869175 chromosome A2, VMU_Ajub_asm_v1.0, whole genome shotgun sequence genome contains the following:
- the CLDN12 gene encoding claudin-12, whose translation MGCRDVHAATVLSFLCGIASVAGLFAGTLLPNWRKLRLITFNRNEKNLTVYTGLWVKCARYDGSSDCLMYDTTWYSSVDQLDLRVLQFALPLSILIAMGALLLCLIGMCNTAFRSSVPNIKLAKCLVNSAGCHLVAGLLFFLAGTVSLSPSIWVIFYNIHLNKKFEPVFTFDYAVYVTMASAGGLFMTSLLLFIWYCACKSLPSPFWQPLYSHPPSMHTYSQPYSARSRLSAIEIDIPVVSHTT comes from the coding sequence ATGGGCTGTCGGGATGTCCATGCAGCCACAGTCCTCTCCTTCCTGTGTGGAATCGCCTCGGTAGCAGGCCTCTTTGCGGGGACTCTGCTTCCCAACTGGAGGAAATTACGACTGATCACATTCAACAGAAATGAGAAGAATCTGACTGTTTACACTGGCCTGTGGGTGAAGTGTGCCCGATATGATGGGAGCAGTGACTGCCTGATGTATGACACTACTTGGTACTCATCAGTTGACCAGCTGGACTTGCGGGTCCTCCAGTTTGCCCTGCCTCTCAGCATCCTGATTGCAATGGGTGCCCTGCTGCTCTGCCTGATTGGAATGTGTAACACGGCCTTCAGGTCCTCAGTGCCCAACATCAAACTGGCCAAGTGTCTGGTCAATAGTGCAGGCTGCCATCTGGTGGCTGGGCTGCTGTTCTTCCTGGCAGGTACTGTGAGCCTCTCCCCATCCATCTGGGTCATCTTTTATAACATTCATCTGAACAAGAAATTTGAGCCAGTCTTTACATTTGACTACGCAGTGTATGTCACTATGGCTAGTGCTGGGGGCCTGTTTATGACTTCCCTTCTACTGTTTATTTGGTACTGTGCATGCAAATCTTTGCCTTCTCCTTTCTGGCAACCACTGTATTCCCATCCTCCCAGTATGCATACTTACTCACAGCCCTATTCAGCACGCTCTCGCCTCTCTGCCATCGAAATTGACATTCCAGTAGTTTCACATACCACCTAA